TTTTCGCAAACCAAAACCATATTCCATTCCTCGCGATTCCGGAACCCAGTTTTGCATGGATTTGAGCGTTGTTGCTGAAACAATTCTACCGGAAATCAGTGCCTGGTGAAATTTTATCAGGTCGTTGGGGGTTGAAACGATACCACCACCTGCCCAATCAGCCGACAGGCTAATATTGGTAGAAACGTCTGTTTTAGATGCATAAACTTCTGCCATGCGTGCCGTTTTTTCAATTGGTGCTGAACGTAAATGCATGTAGGTATGCCGCATTTGCAGTGGCTCGAAAAAGTATGCTCTCAAAAAATCATGCAATGTCATTTTGCTTACCTGCTCTACAATTAATCCAAGTAAAATATATTCAGTGTCAGTATAATGGTAATCCGTTCCGGGGGCAAATAGGGGCTGCATTTTCGATTTAGAAAAATCAAGAACCTCTTTCGGGGTCCACATTTTATCAGGAGCAGAAAAAACAAGCTCCAATACATTTGGACTGCCGTCAATTGTTTCTCCTTCAAAATAATCGGGTAGGCCCGAGGTGTGTTGCAGAAGCTGGGCAATAGTAATCGTTTCAGAATAGTCGTTGCCCATAAAAACATGTAAACCGGCTACGATCTCCGAATGCAAATAATTGCTTATTTTATCAGAGAATTGCAAAGCTCCTTGCTCGCACAAAAGGGCAATGGCGGTTGCTGTAAAAGTCTTACCAATGCTGGCGGTATAAAAAGGGTGTGCTGCCGAAACAGCCTCGCCGTTTGTAAAAGTACCGCCAATAAATTCCATGTTAACCGGAGCAGATGGCGAGTAAATGGCAAGAAAAGCATTATGTATATTTTCTTTTGCCAGCTCTTTCTCAAATAGCCGTTGAATCTTTTTTTGCTGTTCATCAATGCTTTTCTTTTCGCTGGTACATTGAACTAAAACGCCAAAAAGAATAAAAATTACGAGCAGGCAGAATTTACATTTATCTATTATTGAAAAATACATGATTCAGCAATTTACGGTTTAAAAAGCATAACCTATCGAAAACTCTCCAAGAAAGCCATTCATAAAAGCATAGTCGTCGCGAAAAACCTCAATTGCATCCAGGGCTTCCTGGCTCGGGTTATTTACTTTAAGTTCATCGTAGACGTAACCATAACCAAGCGCAAAATTCAGAGTAAACCCGCTTTCCCAAATCCAGCGTTTACCAACATTAAGGCCGATGGTACATTCCGGGAGTTTAAAATCAAACTCACCCGATTCCAGGGTTCCATCGCCTTTAATTTTGCGGTAGCGCGTATAAGCTCCGGCATACCACGAGTTTAAGCCTCCTCCAAAATGGTAGCGGTAATTAAGTATAACGGCTTTACCGCTCGATTCAATATTGGCATCAGAATAAGTGTTGGGGATGGTTTCTAAATCGCCGCGTAAAACCAGTCCGTGGTTCTCGCCAAACAGGTGCTCAACATTAGCCGAATAAAATCCAAATGCCACGCCTCCCGGACAAACATTAACAGCTGTTTTGGCCGGGCTTATCCATTTTTCTTTACCCGTTGTCGTTTTGTTTTCATGGCTTTGGGCTTTGGTTGTAGTGGCAATAGTAAGCAATAAAATGGCAGTAATTAGCAAAAATACCGGTTTAGTCGATACTGACTCTTTTGTTGTTCTTGTTTCCTTTTTCATGATGTTTAATTTTTGTTTTGAATGAATTAACTATTGTTCTCTGTTTTGTTATTGTCGTTTGACGATACAAAGATGAGAAACAAAAAAGAGTCATTCGTCCGAAATTGTAATTCCGTACCATTTGGTGAGATTCCGTACTCTTATGAAATCCGGGACTTGTACCACAAAAGGGAAAAGAAGTTATTGTTTAACTGTTTTTAGCCAACTGCCGGGTGTTTGATTTTCTACCTTTTTAAAGTAAGCATTAAATACCGTTTTTGAATTAAAACCACTTTCGTAGGCCAGGCCTAAAAGGGTGAGGTGTGAATTTTTAGGATCGAGCGCCAGTTTTTTGAAATGATCTAATCGAAACTGGTTGATGAACTCGTTAAAATTCATGCCCGTTTTTTCGTTGATAAGGTAAGAGAGTTTGTTGGGGTGAACATTAAAAGATTCAGCCAGTGTGCGCAAATTCAGCTGTGGGTTCAGAAACGGCTGTTGGGTTTCTATTACCTGAACTAACTCTTCTAACTGTTTATTCTCTTCCGTAGAATTGGTGTCATACGAAGTATTAGTTTCTCTCGTTACCTCTATTTCGTCATCAAGCTTAAAGTTTGAAATATGTAATTTATGGAAAGCATCAAATTTGTGTAAGGGGTGAAAAGAGGGGTCTTGTCTGAAATTGATAATTTGTCCGCGCTTTTGTTCGACGTATTTGCCCAAAAGCTCCAATGCTTCCTGTTGATGATCGGTATTTGCCAATGCAAAAAGTTCATACGGAACCATTTGTTGTTTATCCTCTGCAACGGTTTGCCATTTTTTTAATGTACTTGCCGGCAGGGTTTTCATGCCTTTGTTACGAATGTTAAAATAGAGTGTTTTTGCATCGGGGTTTGGCGTGTTGCTTATTGCTGCTTCAAATTCATCTTCTTTGTTTAGCCAGATAAGGCATAAAATACGAAGCTCGGTAGCCAATACAAATTTTGGATTTATTACCAGCGCTTTGTCTATCAGTTGTAAAGCATTTTCGAACTTGCTTTGGTAATAATTGATGTGCGCTAAGGTGTAAAGATGGTTTGCCGAAAGCGGATCAACTGTCATGGCTTTTTGAATATAGGCTTCAGCTTCATCAAAATAACCATGCGATAGCAGCAGTTCGGCCATGGCTTCCAGTCCATCGGTATAAGTCGGATGCTGATTCAGCATGTCAGCCATTTGTTTGTAGCTTGCGCTAAAATCCCACTCCATCCAAAACGAACGCCCAATAAACGACAGGCCGTATTCGGGAAGCGATTTATCCAGGTCGCTGGCAATCATGAAATTTTTAATAGCCAGTTCAAAGCCCTTTTCTGCAGGCATATAACCCCATGCTGCCAGCAATCCATAACTTTGCACCAATCCGTAATAGGCCCGTGCGTATTCCGGGTCGAGCTGTATGGCCGCTTCATAATATTTTGTAGCTTCTGCTATGGAGGGGGCGTCCCACTTTAGCTGCAAGAAATGGCCTTTTAAAAAGAGTTCGTAGGCTTGTGTATTTTTTGTAGCTTTTTTTACCAGCGACTCCTGAATGTTAAAATGACCGAAGTTGTCGCGAATCTGATTGGCTATAAGCAAGCTTATTTCATCTTGTAAGGCAAAAATATCTTCAATTTCACGATCGAAGTTTTGCGACCAGAAATGAATACCATCAAGAGCATTTATTAACTGAGCAGTAATACGAACGCGTTTATTCACCCGCCGTACACTGCCTTCTAAAACCGATGCCACACCAAGTTGCGAAGCTATTTCGCGCACATCGGTATTTTTACCTTTAAATGCAAACGACGAAGTTCGGGCAATCACCTTTAACCCGTTAACTTTTGTAAGTGCATTTATTATCTCTTCGGTTATTCCATCGCTGAAATATTCATTCTCAGGATCAGCACTCATGTTAACAAAAGGCAGAACAACTATGGATTTCTCATTTAACATTCGGGACCTTTAATCATTTATTCTTGTTGCTGTTGACAATAACAGTTTCCATTTTAACAAAGAAAATCATTCTAAGTTGATTAAGCCCCGTAGTTTTAGTAATAAAACAGTTTAAATAGAAATTTGCTTTGTTTTGGAAAGCGAAGCCACAAGCAGATAAATAATCAAAGATGCATTAATTCCAAATATATTTGCATCGAGGTTTAACGGTAGGGGAACTCTTAAAAGAATGAGCAGTAATGTAACAGAGCCACCCGTTAGCATGGAGAATAGTGCGGCAATTTTGTTTGGTCTCTTTGCAAAAAGAGCGGCCAGTACCGGAATAATCATTCCTGAAACCATAAAAGAATAGGAGTGAAGCATGAGTTCAAGAACGCTTGTCATTTTTAATGCCAGGAGCAGAGCAATGGCGCCAATTATCAGGGTAAGTACCTGCGACAACCGAAGACTGTTTGTTCTGTTATGCATACGAAAAACATCGGTAAGTAAGTTGCCGGAAGCGGCCATCAGGCAGCTATCGGCGGTAGACATTATGGCCGAAAAATAGGCCGAAAGAACAATGCCTAAAAATCCAACAGGCAGAACTGTTTTTAGTAAAACCGGTAGTCCCATTTCTGCATCAAGATTGGTAGCATTGTAACCGGGCAAAAGTTGATTTTCCATAGCAACACGAGCAAACATTCCAAGCATTACCCCAATAAAAGCCATTAACGGATATTCAAATAAGCCGGCAATAAACCACCCGCGTTGTGCTGTTTGTGTATTCTTTGATGCATATATTCGTTGGTAAAGCGTCATACCGATAAACCAAATCGGAATAATGGTAAACATCCAGTTAACGATTTGCTGCCACGAAATTGCTCGAAGCGATAAAAAGTCGGGCTCGAGCGTATTTACAATGGCATTGTAGCCACCAATTTCGTAATAGGCAAAGGGTAGCCCAATAAAAATTAGGCCAATCATAAGTATAATCCACTGAATGGTATCGGTATAGATTACCGCTTTTAACCCCCCTAAAACAGTGTATACAACCGCTATTGTGCCCATTATTAAAAGGGCATTATTCAAACTCAGTCCATTAAACGTTGATGCTGCCAGCTTTGCGCCTGCAAGTATTTGCGAGCTGGTAAATCCGAGGTAACCGATAGCTGATATGAGCCCCGCAATTAAGGCGACCCGTTTATCAAAAATAAACTCCAGAAATTGTGGGAACGACAGAAAGCCCTTGCGCCGGGCCAGACCAGCAACCTTTGGAATAAGCAAAACGGCACTCAGCCAGGCACCAAGCAAACCGGTAAATAGAAGCCAGCTACCTGATAGCCCCATGGTAAATCTCAGGCCTCCGAGACCAATTGAAAAGCCACCTCCAACGTCTGTGGCAACGACCGATAATCCGATGTGAATACTGCTGAGTTTTCTTCCACCAACAAAATAATCATCCGTGTTTTTATTTTTTCGAAGAAAATAAACACCAACACCAAGCATGGCGGTTAAGTAGATGCAAAAAATTGACAGATCAATCCAGCCCATTATTTGATATCGACATTAAGCTTAAGGTACGACGATTGATCGACATGTTTTATTAAGCCTTTTTGCATTAAGGAGTAAATTGATTCCTGCCCCTTCGCTGTTGGCAGTTTTAATTCTTTAATAATATCGCCATAAATGTATTTTCCATTGCTTTTAAGGAAAAGTAGTATGGCTTTTTCAAATGGATTTTTAATTTTTTTAATTTCAATTGTTTCTTGTTCTCTCATAAATGTTTTCTTCTCCAATTTTATTTTTTGTTATGGGTTAATTCGTTGTACCTGTTGCAGTTTTTCCAACCTTTTAAGCCCCGGTTACAGAATACATTCCTGAAAATGGGTAAAGGAACATCATTAAACTTTTGCTCGCCTTTATAAAGTGGACAAGTTTCTGCAAAGTGACAACGGTTTCCAAGATTCATATCAAATGTGTTTATACAAAACGTTCATACTTTCTATTTTTCCGGCAATGTGTGTGTTTTTTATTAGGGTGCCCGAATAACAGTAGTTCAATTTTAGAAATGTTTTATTCATGCCAATTGAGTTTAGTCGGGCAATCGTATAAAGCGTTTTTATTCCTTGTTTTTTCATTTCCTTTTCAATAGAATTTAGCAGTAATACCGATAATTTACGGCCACGGTGTTGTGGAAGGGTGGCAAAATCAGTCATTTCTGCATTTTTGCCCTGCACGTCAACTTCTGCCGAAGCTAGTGCTACGAGTTGTCCCTCGGTTACGGCTCCATAATATTGGGTGCCGTTTTCTAGTGATTTTAAAATAAATCCCGGATTGTATATCGGAAATGGGTAGGTTATAAAAACCTCGCGGTAAATCTCCGTTATTCGCTCATAATCTTTTTTATCCAGTCTGCGTACTGTAACATTAGGCACTTCAATTTTATCAGGAGCAGGTGCTGTTTTACTTTCTTCAAGCATTTTACTGAGGTCGCTGAGCCGGTCTGTTTCGATGTTTAGTAAACGGTCGGAACTCAAAAATTTCGAAACAAAAAATGCCGATTCTTTATTCCCGAAAAATGCTGGTATTTGTGCTTCAGGTAAAAATCCGTTTGAAAGAAATTGGGGTGCAGCATAAGCCGGTATTTTGCAAAATATTTTTGTATATCCGTTTTTTCGCGCCAAATCGTTTATTTCCTGAATTATAGTGGGACAATCTTTTTTATCCAGTTTCATCAGGTAAACGCGTTGGTTTAATTGTCCGTGTTGTATAATGCTTCCGTTTCCAATAGTTTCAATTTTATCCTGCATCTTCTTCCCTCCTTGTCATTCGTTCATTGTCTTCGGGTATTAAAGAAATTGCATCATCAGAGTCTGATAATAGTTTTTCAATACCAATTGCTTCTGTTTCATCAACTTCTTTAAGATTTAGATCCAGATTGCAGTCTTCGCAGTTTCTGTCGCACATTTTTGTTTCGTAACTGTCTGGTTACTTGTAAGTTGTTATTACTCCTTCGTAGTTGCGTAAAACCACTTTATTTGTCGACCAGGAAATAATATAGTTAGGCATTACCGGAATTTTACCTCCGCCCCCGGGGGCGTCAATAACATAGGTTGGTCGTGCAAATCCGCTGGTATGGCCTATTAAACTTTCCATAATTTCAATACCTTTTCCAATTGGAGTACGAAAATGTGATAAGCCTTCAGAAAGGTCGCACTGGTATAAGTAATATGGACGCACACGGTTTTGCACCAATTTATGAACTAGTGATTTCATAATTCTCGGACAATCGTTAACGTCGGCTAAAAGAACCGACTGGTTGCCCAGAGGGAAACCTCCATTTGCTAGTTTTGAAAGTGCTTCTTTTGCAGAGGAAGTAATTTCGTTGGGATGATTAAAATGGGTATTTATCCAAAGTGGATGATATTTTCTTAAAATGTCAACAAGTTTGTCGGTAATGCGGTAGGGCAAAACTACAGGCATTCGTGTTCCTAAACGAACAATTTCAACATGAGGGATTTTAGTAATTTCACTCAGTAGCCAATCGATTTTATCATCGGGCAACATTAAGGGGTCGCCACCTGATAAGAGTACGTCTCTAACCTGTGGGGTGTTGGCTATATAATCGATCCCTTTTTTTAGTTGCTCTTTTGACGGCACATAGTCGATGTCGCCAACTTTTCGTTTACGCGTACAATGGCGGCAATACATGCTGCAAATGTTGCTTACATGAAACAACACTCTGTCAGGATAGCGATGAGTTATGCCTTCCACGGGGCTGTCACTGTCTTCTGAAAGGGGATCTTCCAATTCCGACTTTAAGGTTACCAATTCTTCAATACCTCCAAAGCATTGTTTAAATACGGGGTCGTTTTTAAATTCATTTCTATTAATTAACGAAAAGTAATACGGTGTAATTGATAATGGAAACTTTTCAAATGTTGTTATTAGTTGCTTTCGTTCTTCCCCCTCAAACTTAACACCTAAAAGTTCTTCGAATTTCTCAATGCTCTTAATTGAATGTTTAAGCTGCCATCTCCAGTCTTTCCATTTTGATAGTCGTGCTTCGTCTTCAATCTGATGTGCAATTGTCTGTTGTCTGTTGTTGTAAATCATATTTATTAAATTCCTCAAAAAAAATGCGTTTTTATATAAATCGTGGTTTGGTAAAATTACAAAGTACATCAGCCTGCTTTAGCTCGGGGGAGGAGTGTAATGTTTTAGTCTTCTGGTCTTTAATGACTGTTCGAATGGGTGTTCTTCTAGCCTTGTAATTAGCGATTCTGCCAATTGTTGTTTTGTAAACAGTGTTATTTTCATGCCTAATAGTTTCTATGCGAACAAAAGTATAAAAAAATGTGGGCATGCAAATTCAACTTTGTGTTAAATCTATTGTTAATATTGATTTTACATATTGCTAATGCAAATTAAGTTGAATAATAATATATTTGTAAATTGAAATTAATTTCTATAGAAATAAAATATGAGTCGATTAATAATAGCATCAAACCGCTTGCCGGTAATGATTGACAGAAGTGAAGAAGGAATGACAATAACACCCAGTGCGGGTGGCCTGGCAACAGGATTAAAATCATATCATAAAGGCAGCGACAGTGTATGGATTGGCTGGCCGGGTGTAATGCCTAAAAATAAAAAAGAAGCCGATGAAGTAAGTAATTTGTTAAAAACAGAACAATGTTTACCCGTTTTTTTAAACGAAGATTTGATTACGAATTATTACGATGGATTTAGCAATGCAACCCTTTGGCCATTGTTTCATTACTTTACCGAGTTTGCAGAGTTTAACGAAACTTTTTGGGAGGCATATTGTAAAGTAAATGAACTTTTTGCAGAGGCCATTATTGCCAATGCCGAAGAAAATGATGTGGTTTGGGTGCACGATTACCAGTTATTATTATTGCCCAATATTTTGCGCGAAAAACGACCGGATTTAACCATCGGTTTCTTTCTGCATATTCCTTTTCCTTCATATGAATTAATTCGGATTTTACCCTGGCGCGAGGAAATAGTTAACGGACTGCTCGGTGCCGATCTGATAGGTTTCCATACCTATGATTATGCACGCCATTTTATTAGTTCCGTAAAGCGTTTGCTGGGGTATGATGTTGATTTTAACCAAATAAAACTTGATGGACGGCAGGTGTTTATTGATGTGTTTCCGATGGGAATTGATTATAAAAAGTTTGAAACGCATGCACTCGAAATTCAAACAAAACCGGTTCAGGAACGCTCAAAAGAACACCAGGATATTGACCGGTTTTTATTAAGTATGCCCGACCGAAAGTTGATTTTATCTATTGATCGTCTGGATTATACCAAGGGAATTCCGCAGCGTCTGAATGCTTTCAGGTATTTTCTTGAAAAACATCCTGAGTACAGAGAAAAAGTATCGTTGATAATGCTGACTGTACCATCTCGAACCGATGTAGAACAATACCAGAATCTTAAAAACGAGGTAGATGTGCTTGTTGGCAACATTAATGGCGAATTTGGTACATTAAACTGGAATCCCGTAATCTATTTTTATCGTTCTGTTCCTTTCGAAAACCTGATCGAACTTTACAGCTCGGCAGATGTGGCCTTGCTTACTCCATTACGCGACGGAATGAACCTGGTAGCCAAGGAGTATTTGGCATCAAAAGTAAACCATAAAGGGGTATTAATTTTAAGCGAAATGGCCGGCGCATCAAAAGAACTCGGTGAGGCAATTGCGGTAAATCCTAACAATATTCATGATACTGGAGATGCTATTTACAAGGCTTTAACAATTTCGGAAACCGAGCGCGAAAAGGCCATAACCACGATGCAGAAGCGCATTAAACGTTACGATATTCACAAGTGGGCTTCAGAGTTTATGACAGCCTTGCATAATACCATCGAAAAACAATCGGAACACCACGCACGAAAAATTACAACATCTATAAAAAGCAAAATAGTTAATGAGTTTGCAAAAGCAGAATCAAAAGTGTTGTTTTTAGATTACGACGGAACACTTCAACGTTTCTTTGCCAATCCGCAATCGGCAGGGCCCGATGAGGAGCTGTACCAACTTTTGGATGAGGTTGCAGACCAAAAAAATACCACACTGGTATTGGTTAGCGGGCGCGACAGAGAAACTTTTAATCGCTGGTTTGGAAATAGAAAGTATACTTTGATTGCTGAACATGGCGCCTGGCTGCGTGAGGTTGGAAAAGGCTGGATGGAGAGAAAACCGGTACATAACGAATGGAAAGATAATATTATGCCCGTGTTGGAATCTTATGTTGATCGTACACCGGGTAGTTTAATCGAAGAAAAAACCTATTCGTTGGTTTGGCATTACCGCAAAGCCGATATTGAATTGGGCGTATTAAGGGCACTTGATTTGGTACATGATATTTCGAATCTGATTATTAACCAGGATTTAGAAATTTTAGAAGGTAAAAAAGTAATTGAAATAAAGGTTTCGGGTATAAATAAGGGCATGGCGGCCAGCGATTTTATTCATGAAAAACCGGCTCAGTTTATTTTAGCAATGGGCGATGATTGGACCGATGAATTTTTGTTTAAAGAATTACCCGAAAACGCACACACTGTAAAGGTGGGTACCGAAAATTCAGCAGCAAAATATTACCTGAATAATTACAAGGAAGTAAGAGCGTTTTTATCGGAGCTTGTAAAATCATAGTTAAAAATTAAACTGATTTCGTGCTTTCTTATTATTCTCATGCAAATTTAGCTACGTTGCGCTTATGGATAATTTGAACTACGCAATAATTGGAAATTGTAAAAGCGCTGCACTTGTATCTGAAAAAGGCTCGATTGACTGGTGTTGTTTACCCGACTTTAATTCATCGTCGGTTTTTGCAAAAATACTCGATGAAAAAAAAGGGGGCAGCATGGAGTTTTTGGTTGACGACAGCTATAAGATCAGCCAAACCTATATCAGAACCACCAATATTGTTTCAACAGTATTTAAAAACCACGACTCGTGTTTTGAAGTAGTAGATTTTATGCCACGTTACAAAACCAACGAGTTTGGTTATTTTACACCACCCGAAATTATTAGGTATATAAAATATAAATACGGGAAACCGGTATTTAAAATCAGGTACAACCCTAAGGTGGAATATGCACGTTTTAAAACAAGATTCGTGGCCGACGAGGAGTATATAAAATGCTTCACAACAGAAGGCGATTACGACTCGCTATACCTTTATACTGATCTGGATAAACAATCCATTTTAAATGAAGAAGAGATTCAATTAACAGAAAATGCTTTTTTACTGGTATCCTACGATCAAAAATTATTGAATCAAACTCTGGACAGGCAGTACCTTAAACTTCAGAAAACGAAAGTATACTGGCTTGAATGGGCCAACAAACTAACTTCGTTTATAAAATACAATAACCAGATTGTAAGAAGTGCGCTGGTTTTAAAGTTGTTGAGTTATGATAAATCGGGGGCGGTGTTGGCTGCGGCAACCACCTCTTTACCCGAAACCATTGGCGAGGAGCGCAACTGGGATTATCGTTTTTGCTGGATACGCGATGCATCAATGGTTATAAAAGTGATGTCGGGTTTAGGGCATCTGAATACCGTTAAAAGATTTATGCGTTTTATAATCGATATTATTCCCGATAAGGATGAGAAAATTCAGATTATGTACGGCATAAACCGCGAAAAGATACTGGAAGAAGAGACTCTGGAACACCTGTCTGGTTATCAAAATTCTTATCCGGTGCGTATTGGGAATGCGGCCTATCTGCAAAAACAAAACGATATTTATGGAATACTGATGGATGTTATTTACCAACAGTTTACCGAGTTTAAAATATCGCTTGAAGACAGTGAGGCCTTGTGGACTATTGTTCGCAGTATTGTTAAAACGGTTGCCAATAACTGGACAAAACCCGACAAAGGAATTTGGGAAATCAGAACTGAAGAGAAGCATTTTACTTTCTCAAAAGTTTTGTGCTGGGTAGCTATCGACCGAGCTATAAAAATTGCCGATTTTATTCATAAGGAAAAATATAAAGAAGAATGGCAAGCGCTGGCCGACACCATACAACAAGATATATTTGAAAATGCCTGGAATGAAACAGTTGGGGCTTTCACCCAGTTTTATGGCTCTACCGATCTTGATGCATCAACGCTTTTAATGGAACCTTACGGTTTTATTGATGCAAAAGACAAGCGTTATGTAAAAACGGTACAGGCAACAGAAGAGGAGCTTTGTGTTGATGGCCTTATGTACAGGTATAAAAATAAGGATGATTTTGGCTTGCCAAGTTCGTCGTTTACTATTTGTACGTTTTGGCTCATTAATGCCTTAAACGCCATCGGTAAACGCAAAAAAGCCACTGGCTTGTTCGAGCAACTGCTTTCCTATAGTAACCATGTTGGATTGTTTAGCGAAGATATCGATTTTAAAACCAAACGCTTGCTGGGGAATTTTCCGCAGGCATACTCGCATTTGGCATTAATTGAAACGGCTATAAACCTGGCCAAGGGTGAAACAACCGAAGATGAACAGATATTAGACGCGATTCATTAATTCAATTTAAATTACAAAGTCTGTTGTGTTTCGTCATTTGTTTCCAGCTCTGAATCAATAGTGATAAGTGGAGAGGCTTCAACCTGTTCAATATCAAGAATCCTGACCAGGGTATTTAATCCGGCTTCCACTATTTCCAGCTCTTTTTCATTAAGCTGTAATAGCTTTTTCGATAATTCTTCGTGCAAAAGTGCAGGAATAGACTTTAACAGTTTATCGCCTGAGGAGGTTAAAGCAATATTTACTATACGTTTATCGCCCGATTTTGGCAGCCGTGCCAGGTAGCCTTTTTTTTCCAGGCGGTTAATAATACCACTTACAGTGCTGGGATTCAAATTTAAAAACTTTCTTATTTCCCCTTGCGTGGATTGATAGTTGGGCGAATCGTGTACAAAATTTAAACATAACACCTGTGGTATGCTTACTCCGTGTTCCTTCTGAATTTTTTTAGATTCAATATCTACCGAACGAACAATTTTCCTGATTTTTATTAAAATATCTGTGGTCTCCATTACCGCTAAAACATATTTTCTGCTAATATATTAAGAAAATATTTGCTTGGGCATGGCAATGTTACTTAATGGTGGTTGTACAATAAAAATTAGCAGAACTTAGTTATTTTCGTAAGTTGCACATTCGAAAAGAATATGATGACAGGGCAAAACCGGAAAATAATTCATGTTGATATGGATGCATTTTTTGCATCGGTTGAGCAGCTTGATAATTCGGTGTTGCGCGGAAAACCGGTGGCTGTTGGCGGAACAAGCGACCGTGGTGTGGTTGCCGCAGCCAGCTACGAGGCTCGTAAATTCGGAGTTCGATCTGCCATGTCATCGAAAGTGGCAAAACGCAAATGCCCCGACCTTATTTTTGTAAAACACCGTTTCGAGCGCTACAAACAAATCTCCACTCAAATCAGAAGTATTTTTTTTGAATACACCGATTTGGTAGAGCCACTGTCATTAGATGAGGCTTACCTTGATGTAACTTATGCCAAAAAAGGATTACCCTCGGCAACGCTTATTGCAAAAGAAATAAGGACACGAATACTGGAAGAAACAGGGTTAACTGCTTCGGCGGGGGTGTCGTATAATAAGTTTCTGGCAAAAGTGGCTTCCGATGTAAACAAACCCAACGGAATGTTTGTGGTTACTCCTGATGAAGCACAGGCTTTTATTGATCAGCTGGAGATCAAAAAGTTTTTTGGTATTGGAAAAGTTACTGCAAAAAAGCTGAACGAAATGGGGGTGTGGTATGGCCGCGATTTAAAATTGATTGAACGGCTGGAACTTAGCCGTATGTTTGGCAAAGCCGGTAATTATTATTACGATATTTGCCGGGGCATTGATAATCGCGAGGTGCAACCCTCGCGCGAACGAAAATCGATTGGAGCAGAGAATACCTTCAGCCATGATTTATTTCTAACGGATGATTTGGAAAACGAGTTGGTGCAAATTGGCGAAAAAGTGTGGGGCAGGGCTCAGCGGGCAACGGTTAAAGCCAAAACCTTAACCCTAAAATATAAATACGCCGATTTTGAGCAACATACCAGAAG
Above is a genomic segment from uncultured Draconibacterium sp. containing:
- a CDS encoding MarR family transcriptional regulator, which encodes METTDILIKIRKIVRSVDIESKKIQKEHGVSIPQVLCLNFVHDSPNYQSTQGEIRKFLNLNPSTVSGIINRLEKKGYLARLPKSGDKRIVNIALTSSGDKLLKSIPALLHEELSKKLLQLNEKELEIVEAGLNTLVRILDIEQVEASPLITIDSELETNDETQQTL
- the dinB gene encoding DNA polymerase IV, whose translation is MMTGQNRKIIHVDMDAFFASVEQLDNSVLRGKPVAVGGTSDRGVVAAASYEARKFGVRSAMSSKVAKRKCPDLIFVKHRFERYKQISTQIRSIFFEYTDLVEPLSLDEAYLDVTYAKKGLPSATLIAKEIRTRILEETGLTASAGVSYNKFLAKVASDVNKPNGMFVVTPDEAQAFIDQLEIKKFFGIGKVTAKKLNEMGVWYGRDLKLIERLELSRMFGKAGNYYYDICRGIDNREVQPSRERKSIGAENTFSHDLFLTDDLENELVQIGEKVWGRAQRATVKAKTLTLKYKYADFEQHTRSITLEPYFITKQQFIDESRALLNVEGGFIKGIRLLGLTLSNFINEEDKQGSIQLTIDF
- a CDS encoding glycoside hydrolase family 15 protein is translated as MDNLNYAIIGNCKSAALVSEKGSIDWCCLPDFNSSSVFAKILDEKKGGSMEFLVDDSYKISQTYIRTTNIVSTVFKNHDSCFEVVDFMPRYKTNEFGYFTPPEIIRYIKYKYGKPVFKIRYNPKVEYARFKTRFVADEEYIKCFTTEGDYDSLYLYTDLDKQSILNEEEIQLTENAFLLVSYDQKLLNQTLDRQYLKLQKTKVYWLEWANKLTSFIKYNNQIVRSALVLKLLSYDKSGAVLAAATTSLPETIGEERNWDYRFCWIRDASMVIKVMSGLGHLNTVKRFMRFIIDIIPDKDEKIQIMYGINREKILEEETLEHLSGYQNSYPVRIGNAAYLQKQNDIYGILMDVIYQQFTEFKISLEDSEALWTIVRSIVKTVANNWTKPDKGIWEIRTEEKHFTFSKVLCWVAIDRAIKIADFIHKEKYKEEWQALADTIQQDIFENAWNETVGAFTQFYGSTDLDASTLLMEPYGFIDAKDKRYVKTVQATEEELCVDGLMYRYKNKDDFGLPSSSFTICTFWLINALNAIGKRKKATGLFEQLLSYSNHVGLFSEDIDFKTKRLLGNFPQAYSHLALIETAINLAKGETTEDEQILDAIH
- a CDS encoding bifunctional alpha,alpha-trehalose-phosphate synthase (UDP-forming)/trehalose-phosphatase — encoded protein: MSRLIIASNRLPVMIDRSEEGMTITPSAGGLATGLKSYHKGSDSVWIGWPGVMPKNKKEADEVSNLLKTEQCLPVFLNEDLITNYYDGFSNATLWPLFHYFTEFAEFNETFWEAYCKVNELFAEAIIANAEENDVVWVHDYQLLLLPNILREKRPDLTIGFFLHIPFPSYELIRILPWREEIVNGLLGADLIGFHTYDYARHFISSVKRLLGYDVDFNQIKLDGRQVFIDVFPMGIDYKKFETHALEIQTKPVQERSKEHQDIDRFLLSMPDRKLILSIDRLDYTKGIPQRLNAFRYFLEKHPEYREKVSLIMLTVPSRTDVEQYQNLKNEVDVLVGNINGEFGTLNWNPVIYFYRSVPFENLIELYSSADVALLTPLRDGMNLVAKEYLASKVNHKGVLILSEMAGASKELGEAIAVNPNNIHDTGDAIYKALTISETEREKAITTMQKRIKRYDIHKWASEFMTALHNTIEKQSEHHARKITTSIKSKIVNEFAKAESKVLFLDYDGTLQRFFANPQSAGPDEELYQLLDEVADQKNTTLVLVSGRDRETFNRWFGNRKYTLIAEHGAWLREVGKGWMERKPVHNEWKDNIMPVLESYVDRTPGSLIEEKTYSLVWHYRKADIELGVLRALDLVHDISNLIINQDLEILEGKKVIEIKVSGINKGMAASDFIHEKPAQFILAMGDDWTDEFLFKELPENAHTVKVGTENSAAKYYLNNYKEVRAFLSELVKS